The following coding sequences lie in one Zingiber officinale cultivar Zhangliang chromosome 2B, Zo_v1.1, whole genome shotgun sequence genomic window:
- the LOC122045956 gene encoding disease resistance protein Pik-2-like: MATMMAMKDVDFSFQSIAGKLEKMLEEEAALLAGVEDDVRYIVAELKSITSFLTAMSTRRNMDVELQNWVQEVREVAYDAEDSIDEFNCRLRSTPYSKCGVKGFFNHFLRRIKSLKSRHVIASEIKKLKIQVEEIKKRHDRYSHTNEAISFGTATNLDMTERYPDPRIIGHFVEETQLVGINQSRDTLIKWVMDENYPELTTISLVGFGGLGKTTLAKLVYDDPIIVGGHFQSRVWIAVSQNYSIKELLKKIIRQISIKEQQIRDVFGCQDASLNTVQLLNIMDESQLVKTIRDHLHGKRYMIVFDDVWSTEAWESLRIVLPPGKERSRVIVTTRIEEVSNTSCSRNRQFIFKMSPLSPEKSWELFCRKVFEAPEYSCPRELENVGREILQKCDGLPLAIVTIGGLLASKSDKKHEEWKDFGDHLRLEIQTNDMLSKIHQILLLSYNDLSFHLKPCFLFLGIFPEDYEICRKRLMRRWIAEGIVSGVGGFPAEKVAERCFNELVSRSLVQPSEIYYNGTVKSCRVHDMMLDVIISISRKENFVVLLNEHPTIPPQHQKIRRLSWQGGSSGLVPNTDLSHLRSFTATAFGEDVPLTDYRKQRLLKAIDLEGCRDLDHLHPKSFSKLFLLKYLSLRNNIRLRRLPDSLGDLQNLEFLDIRGTRIEELPNTIVKLQNLVYLLFDLRIIQLPKGMRRLKKLRTLGMARVDNVQLLQEIGELVDLQKLAICFGDNTLTVRMLDAMSALLSKLNGNLRSLNILHIPNDNLKKALDEAASPPLLLCKLNICAHLGGLPTWFASLDNVVKITLRNTQLRLQDLQVLRNLHTLVTLVLGTESFLSNEVLIFDQGGFTHLKYLDIETNSVSFEEGALQSLEILKMPDFFFGYSVISVDGIEHLHGLKEVHIQTKNQDTIELLKNIPANHSNLPKCFATTDRIFRYKI, from the coding sequence ATGGCGACGATGATGGCTATGAAGGATGTGGACTTCTCCTTTCAGTCCATCGCGGGAAAGCTAGAGAAGATGCTAGAGGAAGAAGCCGCGTTGCTGGCTGGAGTCGAAGATGATGTCCGATACATAGTTGCTGAGCTCAAAAGCATCACCTCTTTCTTGACGGCCATGTCAACCAGGCGCAATATGGATGTTGAACTGCAGAACTGGGTGCAAGAAGTAAGGGAGGTGGCCTACGACGCCGAAGACTCGATCGATGAATTCAACTGCCGTCTCCGATCGACGCCTTACAGCAAGTGCGGAGTCAAAGGTTTTTTCAATCACTTCCTTCGCCGCATAAAATCATTGAAATCTCGCCATGTCATTGCTTCGGAGATCAAGAAATTGAAGATTCAAGTAGAAGAGATTAAAAAACGGCACGATCGTTATTCCCACACAAATGAAGCTATAAGTTTTGGCACCGCTACCAACTTGGACATGACCGAGAGATACCCTGATCCACGGATCATTGGCCATTTTGTAGAGGAAACTCAACTCGTGGGCATCAACCAGAGTAGAGATACACTCATCAAGTGGGTGATGGATGAGAACTATCCCGAGCTTACAACGATTTCTCTCGTCGGCTTCGGTGGTTTAGGAAAGACAACTTTAGCTAAGTTAGTTTATGACGATCCTATTATCGTCGGAGGTCACTTCCAATCTCGAGTTTGGATCGCAGTGTCACAAAATTACAGTATCAAAGAGCTTCTCAAAAAGATTATTCGACAAATTTCTATCAAGGAACAACAAATCAGAGATGTGTTTGGGTGCCAAGATGCCAGTTTGAACACAGTGCAACTTCTGAACATAATGGACGAGTCGCAATTGGTGAAGACCATCAGAGACCATCTCCATGGAAAGAGGTATATGATTGTTTTTGATGACGTTTGGAGCACTGAAGCATGGGAAAGCTTGCGTATTGTATTGCCACCGGGTAAAGAACGAAGTAGGGTGATAGTGACCACCCGCATTGAGGAAGTATCAAATACAAGTTGTTCTCGTAATCgtcaatttatatttaaaatgtcTCCTTTATCACCCGAGAAATCTTGGGAGTTATTCTGTAGAAAAGTATTTGAAGCCCCTGAGTATAGTTGTCCTCGAGAGCTAGAAAATGTTGGCAGAGAAATCTTGCAAAAGTGCGATGGGCTACCACTTGCGATTGTGACAATCGGAGGTCTTCTGGCTTCCAAGTCTGATAAAAAACATGAGGAATGGAAAGACTTTGGCGACCACCTTCGTTTGGAGATACAAACTAATGATATGCTGTCGAAGATCCATCAGATACTACTTTTGAGTTACAATGACTTGTCTTTCCATCTCAAGCCTTGCTTCTTGTTCCTAGGCATCTTCCCTGAGGATTATGAGATATGTCGGAAGCGGCTGATGAGACGGTGGATTGCTGAAGGGATTGTGAGTGGCGTAGGTGGCTTCCCCGCTGAGAAAGTCGCCGAGCGCTGCTTCAACGAGTTGGTGAGTCGTAGCTTGGTACAGCCATCAGAAATCTATTATAATGGGACAGTGAAATCCTGCCGCGTCCATGACATGATGCTCGATGTCATAATCTCGATATCAAGGAAGGAGAACTTTGTGGTGCTACTGAATGAGCACCCGACGATTCCGCCTCAACATCAGAAGATAAGACGCTTATCCTGGCAGGGAGGAAGCAGTGGACTAGTGCCTAACACTGATCTGTCCCACCTCCGATCCTTCACTGCAACTGCATTTGGTGAGGATGTACCACTGACGGATTATAGAAAGCAGAGGCTGTTGAAGGCAATTGACCTGGAAGGATGTAGGGACTTGGATCATCTCCACCCCAAGAGCTTTTCCAAGTTGTTTCTTCTGAAGTACCTGTCTCTAAGAAATAATATTAGATTACGTAGATTGCCAGATTCATTAGGAGATTTGCAGAATCTAGAGTTTTTGGATATAAGAGGAACTCGTATTGAAGAACTACCCAATACCATCGTCAAACTCCAAAACCTGGTCTATCTGCTTTTTGATCTCCGAATAATTCAGTTGCCGAAGGGAATGAGAAGGTTGAAAAAACTTCGCACGCTTGGAATGGCACGTGTAGATAATGTGCAGTTGCTACAGGAGATTGGTGAGCTTGTCGACCTCCAGAAGCTTGCCATCTGTTTCGGTGACAATACTCTAACAGTCAGAATGCTGGATGCGATGAGCGCTCTGCTCTCGAAGCTCAATGGCAACCTTCGATCTCTAAATATTTTGCATATTCCAAACGACAATCTGAAAAAGGCACTCGATGAGGCAGCTTCACCACCATTGCTGCTCTGCAAGCTGAATATATGTGCCCATCTTGGCGGATTGCCTACTTGGTTTGCATCTCTGGATAATGTTGTCAAGATAACTCTGCGCAACACGCAATTGCGGCTCCAGGATCTGCAAGTCTTGAGAAATCTCCACACTTTGGTCACGCTGGTCCTAGGAACTGAGTCATTCTTGTCGAATGAGGTTTTGATCTTCGATCAGGGAGGGTTCACACATCTCAAATACCTGGATATTGAAACGAACAGTGTGAGTTTCGAAGAAGGTGCACTCCAAAGCCTCGAAATTCTTAAAATGcctgattttttttttggatatagCGTGATTAGCGTCGATGGCATAGAACATCTGCATGGGCTAAAGGAGGTTCACATTCAGACTAAGAATCAAGATACGATAGAGTTATTAAAAAATATTCCAGCAAACCATTCAAATCTTCCCAAATGTTTTGCAACAACAGACCGGATTTTTAGGTATAAGATTTGA